A single genomic interval of Anopheles marshallii chromosome 2, idAnoMarsDA_429_01, whole genome shotgun sequence harbors:
- the LOC128709673 gene encoding mucin-4-like, with product MHCLITVFAVSVALASAGYVEHYQGATSFSSFDLKSSPIAGNGLVHTNGAPYAVKGSTDHAAVGYETKPVISTVYAAPITKTLTYSSAPSHHYVAPVQVRECAHKLVTPVQTSVTYGVPTTASQTGWSHSGSSGSGYQQSHTTLAQKAPVGSYGTSSTVGHTVSHHYSTPASSSIIYTPPKIAQTITTGAYGGSFGGYKGHSQPAPIIETLVDVAPPKLIHAQPSPSYGVPATDSNFHPISQITPVTSLHGIAPIKTTSNYVATGSHATSHQYKAATIPVKSTPAYFIAPGLATSGSASWSEASKNHGHSFTTTHSSTNAQQYLPPKATVIAPIAVTSFAHSSSKDTPPSPSREYLPAREYLPPPQGIKGTAAYVTTGSVGSVSYEVPQKLTVSKVIPQQQTYHSTSSSATTNHVSRGAQYGTAAILSPLHVHTIHKTPVLAYTPKHHCTEDH from the exons ATGCATTGTTTG ATTACAGTCTTTGCTGTTTCCGTAGCACTAGCTAGCGCTGGCTACGTCGAACACTATCAAGGTGCCACGAGTTTTAGCTCGTTCGATCTGAAGTCATCGCCGATCGCAGGCAACGGGCTGGTACACACGAACGGTGCACCGTACGCGGTAAAAGGTTCGACCGATCACGCAGCGGTTGGGTACGAAACGAAGCCAGTAATTAGTACGGTTTACGCAGCACCGATCACGAAAACGTTGACCTACAGCAGTGCTCCCAGCCATCATTATGTCGCTCCCGTACAGGTGCGGGAGTGTGCGCATAAGCTCGTCACACCGGTACAAACCTCAGTAACGTACGGTGTACCGACCACGGCAAGCCAAACTGGCTGGAGTCATTCGGGATCTTCCGGGTCGGGATATCAACAATCGCACACTACACTAGCCCAAAAAGCCCCTGTAGGTTCCTATGGTACGAGTTCGACGGTCGGACATACGGTATCCCACCATTACTCCACACCGGCGTCAAGTAGCATAATTTACACACCACCCAAAATAGCTCAAACAATCACCACTGGTGCTTACGGTGGTTCTTTTGGCGGTTACAAGGGACACAGTCAACCGGCCCCTATCATAGAAACTCTGGTTGACGTAGCACCTCCAAAGCTAATCCACGCGCAACCATCCCCATCCTATGGAGTTCCCGCGACAGACTCCAATTTCCATCCGATCTCTCAGATCACACCCGTCACTAGTCTGCACGGTATCGCACCAATCAAAACGACATCCAACTACGTAGCAACGGGAAGTCATGCCACATCGCACCAATATAAAGCAGCCACCATTCCGGTGAAGTCTACCCCAGCGTACTTTATTGCACCCGGGCTTGCCACATCGGGAAGTGCTTCGTGGAGTGAAGCATCCAAAAACCATGGCCATAGTTTTACTACCACCCACAGCAGTACCAACGCGCAGCAGTATTTACCCCCGAAGGCGACCGTAATTGCTCCAATTGCTGTAACATCCTTCGCACATTCATCGTCGAAGGATACCCCACCCAGTCCATCTCGTGAATATCTGCCCGCGCGCGAATATCTTCCACCGCCGCAGGGCATTAAAGGTACTGCTGCTTACGTTACTACCGGTAGTGTTGGATCCGTTTCGTACGAGGTACCGCAGAAGCTGACTGTTAGCAAAGTGATTCCACAGCAACAAACTTACCATTCCACTAGCTCCTCTGCCACCACTAATCACGTGTCTCGCGGGGCACAGTACGGGACTGCGGCGATTCTATCCCCACTGCACGTCCATACCATCCACAAAACGCCCGTTCTAGCTTACACCCCAAAGCATCACTGTACCGAAGACCATTAG